A genomic window from Tolypothrix sp. PCC 7910 includes:
- a CDS encoding protein kinase, translating to MIGKLLDHRYQVIEVLATGGFGQTYIAQDTRRPGNPICVVKHLKPSSSDPKVFETAKRLFNSEAETLEVLGNHDQIPRLLAYFDENQEFYLVQEFIEGNTLSEELSPDKRWSENQVMHLLQEVLGILEFVHSQGVIHRDIKPDNIIRRASDNKLVLVDFGAVKQLRTNLVTSGGQPTATVVIGTPGYMPTEQGQGKPRPNSDIYSLGIIAIQALTGVAANALQEDPNTGELLWQHLVSVNPQLAAVLNKMVRYHFKDRYQNAADALQACREFTPAVAVASQIQQSRQNSSYTQSKTVSQVSRQQTVAVAPANKSVAKPVRQDVSKPDPLPLIIGLLLAGGAAALVTNVYPSVKNFAANLTGNDPTAENKCLAVVVGNSNIRSEPRAINSDSIVQTVKSDTKFEVTGKRTKQGWVEVKANSGRTAWAHSDVIANNQQWVSCLRDRGIAINTVDDNKLIATRPLPKPKPQASEVTKPSPSQSDPFSSKPFTADSGTSEPSQNDADTAKVLEQAKKKYDSGDLTGAIALLKSVPQTASSGFKETAAMIAQWQQDWAKADALFNDINTALAQGQWDKVLDYQKHPEKLPNIKYWQDKLEPIFKQAAENIAKQGLSQFEKKDTNSLPNTEKPNNINNSPAAENNRNNL from the coding sequence ATGATTGGCAAGCTTCTAGATCATCGTTACCAAGTAATTGAAGTGCTGGCTACGGGAGGATTTGGGCAAACTTACATTGCTCAAGATACTAGGCGGCCAGGTAATCCTATCTGCGTGGTCAAGCATCTTAAACCATCTAGTTCAGATCCTAAAGTTTTTGAAACAGCTAAACGCTTGTTTAATAGTGAAGCGGAAACTTTAGAAGTTTTAGGAAATCACGACCAAATACCTAGACTTTTAGCTTACTTTGACGAAAACCAAGAATTCTATTTAGTACAAGAATTTATTGAAGGAAATACCCTAAGTGAAGAACTTTCACCTGATAAGCGCTGGAGTGAAAATCAGGTTATGCATTTGTTGCAGGAAGTGTTGGGTATTTTAGAATTTGTACATAGCCAAGGCGTGATTCATAGGGATATCAAGCCAGATAATATTATCCGTCGGGCTAGTGACAATAAATTAGTTTTAGTAGACTTTGGCGCAGTTAAGCAATTGCGGACAAACTTGGTTACGTCTGGAGGACAACCAACAGCTACAGTAGTCATTGGTACTCCTGGCTATATGCCTACAGAACAAGGACAAGGTAAACCTCGTCCCAATAGTGATATTTATTCATTAGGTATCATTGCTATTCAAGCTTTAACAGGAGTAGCAGCAAATGCTTTGCAAGAAGACCCGAACACAGGCGAACTCCTCTGGCAGCATTTAGTTTCTGTAAATCCTCAGTTAGCAGCAGTCTTAAATAAGATGGTACGTTACCACTTTAAAGACCGCTACCAAAATGCAGCCGACGCATTGCAAGCTTGTAGAGAATTCACCCCTGCTGTAGCTGTTGCTTCCCAAATACAACAATCCCGTCAAAATTCTAGCTACACACAAAGTAAAACTGTATCTCAAGTCTCTCGCCAGCAAACTGTTGCAGTTGCACCAGCGAATAAGTCCGTTGCCAAGCCTGTGCGTCAAGATGTGAGCAAACCTGACCCATTACCCTTAATAATTGGTTTGTTATTGGCAGGTGGTGCGGCTGCTTTGGTAACAAATGTTTATCCTAGCGTAAAAAATTTCGCTGCTAATTTAACTGGTAATGATCCAACTGCTGAAAATAAGTGTTTAGCAGTTGTGGTTGGTAATTCTAATATTCGTTCGGAACCAAGAGCGATCAATTCTGATAGTATTGTGCAGACAGTTAAGAGCGACACTAAATTTGAGGTTACTGGGAAGCGCACAAAACAGGGTTGGGTAGAAGTGAAAGCTAACTCTGGACGTACAGCTTGGGCTCATTCGGATGTGATAGCCAATAATCAACAATGGGTTTCTTGTTTGCGAGACAGAGGTATCGCAATTAATACAGTTGATGATAATAAACTGATTGCTACTCGACCACTCCCAAAACCAAAACCTCAAGCTAGCGAGGTGACAAAGCCATCGCCTAGTCAATCAGATCCCTTTAGTTCAAAACCATTTACTGCTGACTCTGGAACCTCAGAGCCATCACAGAATGATGCTGACACTGCTAAGGTCTTGGAACAAGCCAAAAAGAAATATGATTCGGGAGATTTGACAGGAGCGATCGCACTGCTAAAATCTGTCCCTCAAACAGCTTCTTCGGGTTTTAAAGAAACTGCGGCGATGATTGCTCAGTGGCAGCAAGATTGGGCGAAAGCAGATGCTTTATTTAATGATATAAATACAGCATTGGCACAAGGTCAATGGGATAAGGTTTTAGATTATCAAAAACATCCAGAAAAGTTACCAAATATTAAATATTGGCAAGACAAGTTAGAACCAATATTTAAACAAGCTGCGGAAAATATAGCCAAGCAAGGACTGAGCCAGTTTGAAAAAAAGGATACTAATAGTCTCCCCAATACAGAAAAACCAAATAATATAAATAACTCTCCTGCTGCCGAAAATAACCGCAACAATTTGTAA
- a CDS encoding histone deacetylase produces the protein MLPVIYSDEFLDHKTGNYHPESPQRLTAIVNALKQAHFAEKLIWRSPTPASENPALMPMLAKAHTPDYIDKVHRIAFAGGGYLDGDTPISPRSYDVALLAVSAWLDGVDVVLSTENPAFVLSRPPGHHAESDMGMGFCLFSNAAIAAFHALQKPGINRVAILDWDVHHGNGTQAIVESEAQIAYCSLHQYPCYPGTGRASERGFHNNVLNLPVPPGSTMAVYQPLFENKVLPFLANFQADLLIISAGYDANAADPLASVNLQPEDYGFFINYCLGYTRKILFGLEGGYDLPTLSQSVIATIERCLA, from the coding sequence ATGCTGCCAGTCATTTATTCTGATGAGTTTCTAGATCACAAGACTGGAAATTACCACCCAGAATCACCACAACGTTTAACTGCTATTGTCAACGCCTTAAAGCAAGCGCATTTTGCAGAAAAACTTATCTGGCGATCGCCTACACCAGCATCAGAAAATCCAGCACTAATGCCGATGCTAGCCAAAGCCCATACTCCAGATTACATCGACAAAGTCCATCGGATCGCCTTTGCTGGAGGTGGTTATTTAGATGGCGATACGCCAATTTCCCCCCGCAGTTATGACGTAGCATTACTAGCAGTTAGTGCTTGGTTGGATGGAGTCGATGTCGTTTTATCTACAGAAAATCCAGCTTTTGTGCTATCTCGTCCCCCAGGACACCATGCAGAAAGTGATATGGGTATGGGATTTTGTCTATTTTCTAATGCGGCGATCGCAGCCTTCCATGCCCTACAAAAACCAGGTATTAACCGTGTGGCTATCTTAGATTGGGATGTACATCACGGCAATGGTACTCAAGCGATTGTGGAATCGGAAGCGCAAATTGCCTATTGTTCGCTACATCAATATCCTTGCTACCCAGGAACTGGTAGAGCATCCGAACGCGGCTTTCATAATAATGTCTTAAATTTACCTGTACCACCTGGTAGCACAATGGCAGTATATCAGCCACTATTTGAAAACAAAGTGCTACCCTTTTTAGCCAATTTTCAAGCAGATTTATTAATTATCAGTGCTGGCTATGATGCTAACGCCGCAGATCCTTTAGCCAGCGTTAATCTGCAACCAGAAGATTACGGTTTTTTCATAAATTATTGTTTAGGCTACACTCGCAAAATTCTGTTTGGCTTAGAAGGTGGCTATGATTTGCCAACGCTTTCCCAATCAGTGATAGCAACAATCGAACGCTGTTTGGCCTAA
- a CDS encoding tellurite resistance TerB family protein has product MGLLDTVLGTESQAQLTLSPAEAFAAIALAATAIDGYLSDDEVCSITSVLSRSKLFRNYTNEMMNKLVDKILSILKRRDGINVLFISAKQSLTQELREAAFAVATDLVLNDGILTEEETYFLNDLYQSLGISSDLALQIVQVVLIKNRG; this is encoded by the coding sequence ATGGGTTTATTAGACACAGTATTGGGTACAGAAAGCCAGGCTCAACTAACACTTAGTCCCGCAGAGGCTTTTGCTGCTATAGCTCTTGCTGCAACAGCTATAGATGGTTATCTGTCAGACGATGAAGTTTGTTCTATTACCTCAGTTCTATCTCGGTCTAAGCTTTTCAGAAATTATACTAACGAGATGATGAACAAGCTGGTTGATAAAATTCTCAGCATCCTCAAGCGGCGAGATGGTATAAATGTTTTGTTTATCTCAGCTAAACAATCTTTAACTCAGGAATTACGGGAAGCAGCTTTTGCCGTAGCCACAGATTTGGTACTAAATGACGGGATTTTGACAGAAGAGGAAACCTATTTTCTCAATGATCTATACCAATCTTTAGGTATTTCCAGCGATCTAGCCCTACAAATCGTGCAAGTTGTACTAATAAAAAACCGTGGATAA
- a CDS encoding tetratricopeptide repeat protein → MLEDAQGLEVTTDSKAAIAAINSFIDQALSYGKEAEAVICLGIAADPNCAIIRAYAAAYYLSQENAQAWKQAKPHLQVAQQQLTKITDREQLYLQAIAAWAEAKIERAIAIHEALTEKYPRDLISVQQGQYHYFYLGNQQRLLAIAQKVLPANRDNHYLYGMVAFGLEQCHRLQEAEAMGRIATSMNRHDPWAHHAVAHVMETQGRIDEGIAWMESLADTWENCNSMLYTHNWWHIALYYLEQGNAAKVLELYDSHVWGRAQKSSPKDQVGAIALLLRLELQGFDVEQRWQQLSTYLLPRLHEHALPFQDLHYIYALARAERHDWLKQMWESMQQHTLTINPFLRRQWSEIAIPCAKGMIAHAKGNCSEAINQLQPVLPRLSQIGGSHAQRELFEQVYRDALLRTQKQASNLLSA, encoded by the coding sequence ATGCTAGAAGACGCTCAAGGACTTGAAGTTACAACAGACTCAAAAGCCGCGATCGCAGCTATTAACAGCTTCATCGATCAAGCCCTCAGTTATGGCAAAGAGGCGGAAGCGGTAATTTGCCTAGGGATTGCAGCCGATCCCAACTGTGCAATTATTCGTGCTTATGCAGCGGCTTATTATCTTTCTCAGGAAAACGCTCAAGCTTGGAAGCAAGCCAAGCCGCACCTGCAAGTAGCACAACAGCAACTTACAAAAATCACCGATAGAGAGCAGTTGTATTTGCAAGCGATCGCAGCTTGGGCGGAAGCGAAAATTGAGCGGGCGATCGCTATTCACGAAGCCCTTACCGAAAAATATCCCCGTGACTTAATTTCTGTACAGCAGGGGCAATATCACTACTTTTACTTGGGCAATCAACAGAGATTACTTGCGATCGCGCAAAAGGTATTACCAGCGAATCGCGACAATCATTATCTATATGGCATGGTGGCATTTGGTTTAGAACAATGCCATCGCTTGCAGGAAGCAGAAGCAATGGGGCGAATAGCTACCTCTATGAATCGTCACGATCCTTGGGCGCATCATGCTGTGGCTCATGTAATGGAAACTCAAGGACGAATTGACGAGGGAATTGCTTGGATGGAAAGCCTGGCTGATACCTGGGAAAACTGCAACTCTATGCTTTATACCCATAATTGGTGGCATATAGCGCTTTATTATTTGGAGCAAGGTAACGCAGCGAAAGTCTTAGAACTTTACGATAGCCATGTTTGGGGACGGGCACAGAAATCTTCGCCTAAAGATCAGGTAGGTGCGATTGCTTTATTGTTAAGACTGGAGTTGCAAGGGTTTGATGTAGAACAGCGCTGGCAGCAGTTAAGCACTTATTTGCTGCCTCGGCTGCATGAACATGCTTTACCGTTTCAAGACTTGCACTATATCTATGCATTAGCGAGAGCAGAACGTCATGACTGGTTAAAGCAGATGTGGGAGAGTATGCAGCAACATACTCTGACGATTAACCCATTTCTGCGGCGACAATGGTCGGAAATTGCCATTCCCTGTGCTAAAGGCATGATTGCCCACGCTAAAGGTAATTGCTCAGAAGCAATCAATCAACTCCAACCTGTACTACCAAGATTGTCTCAAATAGGGGGTAGCCATGCCCAAAGAGAATTATTTGAGCAGGTTTATCGAGATGCTTTGTTGCGAACTCAAAAGCAAGCGAGTAATCTCTTGTCAGCTTGA
- a CDS encoding erythromycin esterase family protein, with protein sequence MLEATITNLVDAVRRSAYQLQGATTDYDPLMNLIGNARFVLIGEATHGTHEFYKQRAEITKRLIQEKGFTAVAVEADWPDAYRVNRYVRGVSEDPTPAEALSGFQSFPAWMWRNTDVLDFIGWLREYNDALPTNAIKVGFYGLDLYSMSASMAEVLNYLDRVDPEAAQRARYRYSCFEHFGEDSQHYGYAASFGLTESCEQEVVNQLRELQARTAEEIKNHNPVAADELFYAEQNARLVKNAEVYYRSMFQGPVSSWNIRDRHMAETLDQLATHLDQQGKPSSKVVVWEHNSHLGDARATAMGRGGEVNVGQLVREKYGHDTVLIGFSTYTGTVIAASDWGATPELKLVRPALAKSYEAIFHQTEIPQLYLQLRDRPEIAGLEKRRLERAIGVIYRPETERISHYFYASLPEQFDAIIHIDDTKGVQPLDRNTPPQEGEPPETFPFAV encoded by the coding sequence ATGCTAGAAGCAACGATAACTAACCTAGTCGATGCTGTGCGTAGATCTGCATACCAACTCCAGGGTGCAACCACAGATTACGATCCATTGATGAACCTCATCGGTAATGCCCGCTTTGTCCTGATTGGCGAAGCAACCCACGGTACCCATGAGTTCTACAAACAACGGGCTGAGATTACTAAACGATTAATTCAAGAAAAAGGCTTTACAGCCGTTGCAGTTGAGGCAGACTGGCCCGATGCCTATCGAGTGAATCGCTACGTGCGTGGTGTTAGTGAAGACCCCACACCTGCGGAAGCACTCTCTGGCTTTCAAAGCTTCCCGGCTTGGATGTGGCGCAACACGGATGTATTAGATTTTATCGGCTGGCTAAGAGAATATAATGATGCTCTCCCCACAAATGCCATCAAAGTTGGTTTTTATGGGTTAGACCTTTATAGTATGTCTGCTTCGATGGCAGAGGTTCTCAACTATCTTGATCGCGTCGATCCAGAAGCCGCCCAACGTGCCCGTTATCGCTACTCCTGCTTTGAGCATTTTGGCGAAGATAGCCAGCATTATGGCTATGCTGCTAGTTTTGGACTCACTGAATCTTGTGAACAAGAAGTAGTAAATCAGCTGCGCGAGCTGCAAGCTCGAACTGCGGAGGAAATTAAAAATCACAATCCTGTAGCCGCAGACGAATTATTTTACGCCGAGCAGAACGCGCGATTGGTCAAGAATGCCGAAGTCTATTATCGTTCAATGTTTCAAGGGCCAGTTTCTTCTTGGAATATTCGCGATCGCCACATGGCAGAAACTCTAGATCAGCTAGCAACCCATCTCGATCAACAAGGAAAGCCAAGCAGCAAGGTGGTAGTTTGGGAACACAACTCACATTTAGGCGATGCACGCGCCACAGCGATGGGGAGAGGTGGAGAGGTAAATGTTGGGCAATTAGTGCGCGAAAAGTATGGACATGACACAGTATTGATTGGTTTTAGCACTTATACAGGTACAGTTATCGCTGCTTCTGATTGGGGAGCTACCCCAGAACTGAAGCTAGTTCGTCCGGCTTTAGCTAAAAGTTACGAAGCTATCTTCCACCAAACAGAAATACCACAGCTTTATTTACAGCTACGCGATCGCCCAGAAATTGCCGGACTAGAAAAGCGGCGATTAGAAAGAGCGATCGGCGTGATTTACCGCCCAGAAACCGAGCGGATCAGTCATTACTTTTACGCTTCTCTTCCTGAGCAATTTGATGCCATTATTCATATAGATGATACAAAAGGTGTACAACCCTTAGACCGCAATACCCCACCCCAGGAAGGCGAGCCGCCAGAAACTTTTCCGTTTGCTGTTTGA
- a CDS encoding aspartyl/asparaginyl beta-hydroxylase domain-containing protein, whose amino-acid sequence MENFNEYHLNPAEFPFLQTFQDNWLVIRDEFTHFINNVSSEEIKFTYEVLGPKSKTIKTKGNSKYSAFGILFQGLFIEEYIKLHHIEYPDYGTNDASAKALELREKYFPNLAKVIEKVNFSNDDIIRNAYFGTFHPGLDIKLHVNYNPHMNRGYLGLIVPEGDVAMKICHEQLYWHEGEFLILDHSYPHCPHNYTNYERTVLVVDFFKPDKPRAEVVQFEQEQVAQRMQDNLYSLGVFGKSDKAKEEDFIKYGLAHQLEWDKAL is encoded by the coding sequence ATGGAAAACTTTAATGAGTATCATTTAAACCCAGCCGAATTTCCTTTCCTGCAAACTTTTCAAGATAACTGGCTAGTAATTAGAGATGAGTTTACACACTTTATTAATAATGTATCTTCTGAAGAAATAAAATTTACTTATGAGGTGCTAGGGCCAAAAAGTAAAACTATTAAAACGAAAGGCAATTCCAAATATAGTGCTTTTGGTATATTGTTCCAAGGTCTTTTTATAGAAGAATATATCAAACTGCATCACATAGAATATCCTGATTATGGTACAAATGATGCATCAGCTAAAGCGCTGGAGTTAAGAGAAAAATACTTTCCTAATTTGGCTAAGGTAATAGAAAAGGTTAACTTTAGCAATGATGATATTATCAGAAACGCCTATTTTGGTACATTCCATCCAGGTTTAGATATTAAGCTGCACGTCAACTACAATCCACACATGAATCGGGGCTATTTAGGTTTGATAGTTCCCGAGGGAGATGTAGCGATGAAAATCTGCCATGAGCAGCTTTATTGGCATGAAGGTGAGTTTTTGATTTTAGATCATAGTTATCCACATTGTCCGCATAATTATACTAATTATGAAAGAACTGTTTTGGTTGTAGACTTTTTTAAACCAGATAAACCGAGAGCAGAAGTCGTTCAATTTGAACAAGAGCAAGTTGCTCAAAGAATGCAAGATAATCTTTACAGCTTAGGTGTGTTTGGTAAAAGCGATAAAGCAAAAGAGGAAGATTTTATCAAGTACGGTTTAGCTCATCAATTAGAGTGGGATAAAGCCTTGTAG
- a CDS encoding zinc-binding dehydrogenase: MNIKTYRKLIAKQLNQDFKSAVEIVEIPIPIPAANEILIQNKFAGVNGGFDTLLCRGEVPYVHLTPPFDLGVEAVGTVVAVGENVQDFQLGDAVISTARGGGYRGYQVIDANLAVKAQEATPEVLTLIPTGVSALVALEQVGEMKSNEVVLVTAAAGGTGHIAVQLAKLAGNHVIGTCSSEAKAKLLQELGCDRIINYRTENLSQVLKQEYPNGINLIFDCVGKQVFDTCVDNLAVRGRLVVVGFISEYAKNIEQITQPRIYHQLFWKAASVRGFLMPHYREYMPEACDRLLNLFYTNKIRVNVDPTQFKGIESIPNAVEYLLSGQNCGKVVVKF, from the coding sequence ATGAATATAAAAACCTACAGAAAGTTAATTGCAAAACAACTGAATCAAGACTTTAAATCGGCTGTTGAAATTGTTGAAATACCGATTCCTATTCCGGCTGCAAATGAAATATTAATACAGAACAAATTCGCTGGTGTTAACGGCGGTTTTGATACTTTACTTTGTCGGGGAGAGGTTCCCTATGTTCACTTAACTCCGCCCTTTGATTTGGGTGTAGAAGCAGTAGGAACAGTTGTGGCTGTAGGTGAAAATGTTCAAGATTTTCAACTTGGTGATGCTGTGATAAGTACAGCGAGAGGTGGTGGTTATCGAGGATATCAGGTTATTGATGCGAACTTAGCGGTGAAAGCGCAGGAAGCAACACCAGAGGTTTTAACGCTCATACCTACAGGTGTATCAGCTTTGGTGGCGTTGGAACAAGTAGGAGAGATGAAAAGTAATGAGGTGGTTTTGGTAACTGCGGCAGCTGGTGGTACAGGCCATATTGCGGTGCAATTAGCCAAGCTAGCAGGTAATCATGTGATTGGTACTTGTAGTTCTGAGGCAAAAGCAAAGTTACTCCAAGAATTAGGATGCGATCGCATTATTAACTATCGTACAGAAAACCTCAGCCAAGTCCTCAAGCAAGAATATCCCAATGGCATTAATTTAATTTTTGACTGTGTGGGTAAACAAGTGTTTGATACTTGCGTTGACAACTTAGCAGTGCGGGGACGCTTAGTTGTAGTGGGTTTTATCTCGGAATACGCCAAGAATATAGAACAAATTACCCAACCCCGCATCTATCATCAGCTATTTTGGAAAGCTGCTTCTGTGCGGGGCTTTTTAATGCCTCATTACCGTGAGTATATGCCAGAGGCGTGCGATCGCCTTTTAAATCTCTTCTACACTAATAAAATCAGAGTTAACGTTGACCCTACCCAATTTAAAGGTATAGAGTCTATTCCTAATGCTGTTGAATATCTACTAAGTGGACAGAACTGTGGCAAAGTAGTTGTCAAGTTTTAA
- a CDS encoding nuclear transport factor 2 family protein — translation MTQNAENTLKIAQQAFEKFTHALATGEWQGFLDMLTEDFYFWFPVGKFHGLNEGKERAKEFFEYVSTSFHPGITLTALDRVTSNETTVVFEFRDEGLLFGEPYKNRVAVSFDVRGDKICAYREYFGSDGKSY, via the coding sequence ATGACACAAAATGCAGAAAATACTTTAAAAATAGCTCAACAAGCATTTGAGAAATTTACCCACGCCTTAGCCACAGGTGAATGGCAAGGATTTCTAGATATGCTGACAGAAGATTTTTACTTTTGGTTTCCAGTAGGTAAATTCCACGGTTTGAATGAGGGAAAAGAACGCGCTAAAGAGTTTTTTGAATATGTGAGTACGTCCTTTCATCCTGGTATCACCCTAACTGCGCTAGACCGAGTTACCAGTAATGAAACAACTGTGGTGTTTGAGTTTCGAGATGAAGGGCTATTATTTGGAGAACCTTATAAAAACCGGGTAGCAGTTTCCTTTGATGTGCGTGGCGACAAAATTTGCGCCTATCGAGAATATTTTGGTAGCGATGGTAAATCTTATTAG